The DNA segment GGTACTGGGCGATGCGCAAACACAACTCTCTGCGCTGCCGGAAGTGGATATGGCGCGCGTAGCTGAAATGAAAGACGCTATCAGCAGCGGTAAAATCGCGGTTAACCTCGATTCGCTGACGGATGCGATGCAGAAGTATTTCCAGAGGTAATTATGACTAACGCCGCTCAGAGCGTTAAAACACTGATACAGGACATGGCCGAAGACCGTAAGCATTACCATGTCCTGAATGATTTACTCATACAGCAGCGCGACCACATTATTGCGCGCCGCGCCGCAGAGCTTGACGTGCTGAACGCGCAAATCATGGCGTGCTACCAGCACTTGTCGCAGCACAGTCAGCAACGTTATCGCCTGCTTGAGCGGTTAGGCATTAACGCCAACGCGCAGGGCATGCAAAC comes from the Citrobacter koseri ATCC BAA-895 genome and includes:
- the flgM gene encoding flagellar biosynthesis anti-sigma factor FlgM gives rise to the protein MKVVANQYNLATAINKSSAAEQTRTVAQEGTKIERSAAIDPVLGDAQTQLSALPEVDMARVAEMKDAISSGKIAVNLDSLTDAMQKYFQR
- a CDS encoding flagella synthesis protein FlgN, with translation MTNAAQSVKTLIQDMAEDRKHYHVLNDLLIQQRDHIIARRAAELDVLNAQIMACYQHLSQHSQQRYRLLERLGINANAQGMQTLIARLPAAHQPSVSALWQSLQQQVAQCQATNEYNAMLMNMQQEILTNLLNISEPENWLYQQG